The Pseudomonas cucumis sequence GATGCGCCACCGGACGACGCAGGCGAATCACCAGCAAACCGAAGATGATCGAGGCGAACAGGCCCGTGAAGACCGCGATGCTGCTGGTGATGTTGCCGCCCAATTGCCGGGCGATCTGCGGGCTGGTCAAGGCATCGCTCAGCGCCGCAAGAAAGCCAATCATGAACAGCGGTTTGGGGCAATAGTCACGGATAATCCGTACCGCTGGGCGCTTATGACCGGTGTTGAACATGACGATCACGCAGAGCAGCATCGAGGTCGAGAAAATGCCGCTGCTGGTGGCGTAGGCGAAACACAGCGCCAGGGCGCGACCGACCGAAGCTTGCAGGAAATGGCTGACGTAGAGGGTCAGCGGCAGACAGATCACGGCGGGCAAGGTGAAAGGCATCAAATACTTGAGCAGGTCCTGGCTGCGCTGGCGTGTTCGTAGCCAGCGCCCCTGATTCAAATGCCTGGCCAGAATTGCGCCAAGCACCGTGAGCAAGGCAAACGTACCAAGCCACACACCGGACAACAAAAGGAAATCAGCAGCCACGCCCCAGGAAGAGCGGGACGATGGCTGATTCACCAGTTTGTCCACTTCGTCCGCCGCCCGATCGGCGCGCAGACGCCAGGCATCCACCAGATTTTGGTTGAGGTCGAGTTTGTCCTGAACGTCGTCGATGCTGGAGCTGATGGCCCCGAGCAGGCCGCCCTGGACCAGCGGCTCAGCCTTGGCCGGCTCTTCGGCGGCAACGGGAACGCCTGGCAACGTGGCGGCTTGCAGTTCGTTGCTGCCCACAAACAGCAACGCCCCAAGTAGTATCGCGGTCTTGAACTTGAACAAAACGCGGAGCTCCTTCACAAGGGTCTGTAAGGAACTGATTGGCAAATGGCGGCCAAGTTCGGTTTTGGCCGCAAGATAGCCCGCCGATGCAGTTCACTGTGGCGAGGGAGTTCACCCGCTCGATATTTGACCTACGCGCAAATATCAAATGCCCATCCCTGTATTTTTCCGCACGACCCAAACCCCGACACTGCGCTCCATCAATCAATCCCCACCGGAGTTGCAGCCATGCCCATTGCCTTGCTCGCGCTGACCCTCAGCGCTTTTGCCATCGGGACGACGGAATTCGTCATCGTTGGCCTGTTGCCCACCATTGGCGCCGACCTCAGTGTCAGCCTGCCGTCCGCCGGTTTGCTTGTCAGCCTGTATGCACTCGGCGTGGCCATCGGTGCGCCGGTGCTGACCGCCCTTACCGGCAAAGTCCCACGCAAATTGCTGTTGTTGTCGCTGATGGTGCTGTTCACCCTCGGCAACTTGTTGGCCTGGAAAGCGCCGAGTTACGAGTCACTGATCATTGCGCGGATCGTCACGGGCCTGGCCCACGGGGTGTTTTTCTCGATTGGCTCAATCATCGCCACCAGCCTGGTGCCAAAGGAAAAAGCCGCCAGCGCGATTGCCATCATGTTCACCGGCCTGACCGTAGCGCTGGTCACCGGCGTGCCGTTGGGGACGTTTATCGGTCAGCATTTCGGCTGGCGTGAAACCTTCCTCGCGGTATCTGCATTGGGTGTGATCGCCTTCATCGGTAGCCTGCTCTACGTGCCGAAAAACATCGCCCACAGCAAACCGGCTTCGCTGATGCAGCAATTGCAGGTGCTCAAGCAACCGCGCCTGCTGTTGGTGTATGCCATGACGGCGGTCGGTTACGGCGGTTCGTTCATTGCCTTTACCTTTCTGGCGCCGATTCTTCAGGACATTTCCGGCTTCAGCGCCAGCACCGTCGGCCTGGTGCTGCTGGTCTATGGCATCTCGGTAGCCGTCGGCAACATCTGGGGCGGTAAACTGGCGGACAAGCGGGGTCCGATCAGCGCCTTGAAAATCATCTTCGCCCTGCTCGCCGCCGTGCTGTTCGTGCTGACTTTCACCGCCGGCAATCCATGGCTGGCCCTGGCCACCGTGCTGGTTTGGGGGGCTGTGGCTTTCGGCAACGTGCCGGGCCTGCAGGTGTATGTGGTGCGTCAGGCCGAACATCACACCCCGAATGCAGTGGACGTGGCTTCGGGCCTGAACATTGCGGCATTCAACCTCGGCATTGCCGGGGGGGCGTGGGGCGGTGGTTTGATCGTGGCGCACATGGGCCTGATCCATACTGCGTGGATCGGCGGCCTGGTGGTCTTGGTCGCACTGGCACTGACCGCCTGGAGTGGGCGTCTTGATCGGTTGGGTCCGGTGTATGCCGAACCGGCTGAGGGTTCTGCCCGTATCGTCATAAGTCATTAATAAATAAAAAGATCGCAGCCTTCGGCAGCTCCTACATGAGCATATGAATACCTGTGGGAGCGAGGCTTGCCCGCGAAGCTCTTCGCTTTACCGTCCGTACCCCCATCGAAACTTTCTCGCACGCCCGGCAGTCATCAAAAGACAGAGGCTGTCCGAGGGCTACATTAGACGGGAGGCGACATGGCGGCGATTCATATCGGTATTTCAGGCTGGCGCTACACGCCATGGCGGGGGGAGTTCTACCCGAAGGGGCTGACCCAGAAGCGCGAACTGCAATTCGCTTCACGGGCAGTGAACAGCATCGAAATCAATGGATCGTTCTACGCCCTGCAACGGCCCGAACGTTATGCCCAGTGGTACGCCGAAACCCCGGCGGGCTTCGTGTTCAGCGTCAAGGCGCCGCGTTTTATCACCCACATCAAGCGCTTGCGGGACATTCATAAGCCGCTGGCGAATTTCTTTGCTTCCGGGGTGCTGGAACTCAAGGAGAAACTCGGCCCGGTCCTCTGGCAGTTTCCACCCACCTTTAAATTCGACCCGGAACTGTTTGAAAGCTTTCTAGAACAATTACCCCACGACACGGAACAGGCCGCCGCCCTCGCCCGCCAGCATGAGCCGCGCCTGAATGGTCACGCCAGCATGAAGGCCTACGGCAAAAAACCACTGCGCCATGCCGTGGAAATTCGCCACGAAAGCTTTGTCGATCCCGCCTTTGTCCGCCTGCTCAAACGCTACAACACCGCGCTGGTCATCGCTGACACCGCCGGTAAATGGCCGTATCGCGAAGACCTCACCAGCGATTTCGTCTACCTGCGCCTGCACGGCGCCGAAGAACTCTACGCGAGCGGTTACACCCCACAAGCGCTGCAACGCTGGGGCGACCGGATCGAGGCCTGGTATCACGGCCAGCAGCCGGTAGACCCGCAACTGATCGCTCCCCGACAAAAGCCAAAAGTGCGCAAATCCCGGGAAGTGTTCTGCTATTTCGATAACGACATCAAAGTCCGGGCGCCCTTCGATGCCCGCCGCTTGCTTGAGCGTTTGCATCTGGACAAAGACCTTGTCACCGCCCCCGGTGAGCCAGTTGCCGAAGGAGTGCTGCCATGAGCGTTCCCGAACCGGTCGGCACAACGGATGAACAGCAACCCATCATCAGTGCCGTGAGCCGTTTTACCGTGCTGACGGTCAACACGCACAAGGGTTTCACCGCGCTGAACCGGCGCTTCATCCTGCCCGAATTGCGCGAAGCGGTACGCAGTGTGTCCGCCGATGTGGTGTTTTTGCAGGAAGTCCATGGCACCCACGAACATCATCCACAGCGCTACCTCAATTGGCCGGCAATGCCCCAGTACGAATTCCTCGCCGATACCTTGTGGCCGCAATTCGCCTATGGGCGCAACGCGGTCTACCCGGCGGGCGATCATGGCAATGCGTTGTTGTCGAAATTCCAGATCATTCGCCACGACAACCTCGACGTGTCCATCAGCGGCCATGAAAACCGTGGAATCCTGCATTGCGTGCTGCGCATGCCGGGCGACGGCCGGGAAGTGCATGCCATTTGCGTCCATCTGGGGTTGCGCGAAAGTCACCGCACGGCACAACTCAAGCTGCTGACTCAGCGTCTGGAAGAGTTACCACAGGATGCCCCGGTAGTGGTCGCTGGCGACTTCAATGACTGGCGTCTGCGCGCCGAAGCACTGCTCCAGCCTTGCGGTTTGCGTGAAGTCTTCGCGCAACTGCATGGCAAACCGGCGCGCAGTTTCCCGGCGCGTTGGCCGGCGTTGCGCCTGGACCGCATCTACGTGCGCAACCTCAAGGCCAGCCATCCGCAAGTACTGGCGGCACGGCCCTGGTCACACCTTTCCGACCACGCACCGCTGTCGGTGGAGATCGAGCTATGAACATCCCATCGATGGAAAAAACCACGGTCGAGCAGGTTTCCCCTCCTCCGCCCGTGCGCGAGCCTGCGGTGACTGGCGTCGAATACGGCTGGCACGGAAACAACCGGGTCCAATTGCTGGAAAACGGCGAGGAGTACTTTCCACGAGTGTTTGAAGTGCTGCGCCAGGCCCAAAGTGAAATCCTCCTGGAAACCTTCATTGTGTTCGAGGACAAGGTCGGCAATGAGCTGCAAAAAATCCTGATTGAAGCGGCTCAACGGGGTGTGCGCATCACCGTCAACCTCGACGGTTTTGGCTGTGGCGAATTGAGTACGGAGTTCCTCGCCGCCCTGAGTAATGCAGGTGTGCGCCTGCAAATATTCGACCCCGCCCCGCGTCACTTTGGCATTCGCACCAACTGGTTCCGCCGCCTGCACCGCAAGATTGTGGTGGTCGACGGCACGATTGCGTTCCTCGGCGGAATCAACTTTTCCGCCGACCATTTGGCCGACTTCGGCCCCGAGGCCAAACAGGATTATTCGGTTGAAGTGCAAGGCCCGGCGGTGGCCGATATTCATCATTTCGCCTTGCTGCAAAGCGGTCGCCCGGCCCGGGCCAAGTACTGGTGGCAACGCCGCAGACAGCGGCGCGCGGAATTGGCGGTCAGCGATCATGATGGCCAGGTACGGCTGGTGTATCGCGACAATGCCGAACACCCGAGCGATATTGAAGAGGTGTACTTGCAGGTCGTGCGCGGTGCGCGGCATCGCGTGGTGATCGCCAACGCCTACTTCTTTCCAGGCTATCGGTTGCTGCGGGAGATCCGCAACGCGGCGCGCCGAGGGGTCGAGGTACGCCTGATTCTTCAGGGGCAGCCGGATTTGCGGGTGGCCAGACTCGCCGCGCGCATGACCTACGATTACCTGCTGCGGGCCGGGGTAGTGATTTACGAATATTGCGAGCGCCCCCTGCATGGCAAAGTCGCCCTCGTCGACGAGGACTGGAGCACCGTCGGCTCGAGCAACCTCGACCCGCTGAGCCTGTCCCTGAACCTGGAGGCCAATGTGTTGATCCGCGACCGCGCCTTCAACCGCGACCTGTTCGAGCGTCTCGACGAATTGAGCAGCAACCACTGCAAGGTCATGTCGGCGGACAAGGCGCCTCGCGGGCGGATCTGGCACATGACCATCGGTTTTCTGGTGTTTCACGTCCTGCGGCATTTCCCGGCATGGGCCGGTTGGCTGCCGGCGCATAAACCGCGCCTCAAACCCTTCATCCATCCGACCGGGAGCGATAAGGCATGAGTCATTCTGATGCGCAGCCTGCCCCTCACTCCGATACACCGAGAAAATCCCACTGGCAGCGCTGGAAAAAGCCTTTGACGATGCTGTTTTTTCTGGCGCTGATCGTACTGTTCACGATGCTCGCCCAACGCATCGAATGGGGCGAAGTGTTCGATACCCTGGCCGACTTCAAAGTGCGCACACTGATCATCGCGTCCGGACTGACGTTGATGAGTTTTCTGGTGTACGCCTGTTTCGACCTGATCGGCCGCACCTACATTCGGCAGGACCTGACCTGGCGGCAGATCCTCCCGGTGGGCATCATCAGCTATGCCTTCAACCTTAACCTGAGCGCTTGGGTCGGCGGGGTCGCCATGCGTTATCGGTTGTATTCGCGGCTCGGCGTGAGCAAAAGCAACATCGCGAAAATCCTCGGGCTGAGCCTGGCAACCAACTGGTTCGGCTACATGGTGATTGCCGGCACCGTGTTCAGCAGCGGACTGGTGCGAATGCCCCCAGGCTGGAAACTGAGCAGCGGTGCCCTGCAAGGCGTGGGCGTGTTATTGCTGCTATTGAGCGCGGGGTATCTGGCAGCCTGTCGGTTTTCCAGGCGACGGCAATGGTCGATTCGCGGCGTGGAAATCAATCTGCCGTCGCTGCACATGGCGGTCCTGCAACTGGCCCTCGGCGCGCTGAACTGGTCGCTGATGGCGGCGGTGATCTTCACCCTGCTGCCGAGCAAGCTGGACTATCCGCTGGTGCTGGGCGTGTTGCTGATCAGCGCCTTTGCCGGAGTTATTACCCACATTCCGGCCGGGCTCGGCGTGCTGGAAGCGGTGTTCGTGGCGTTGCTGCAACACGAGGCCTCACGAGGAGGTCTGGTGGCGGGGTTGCTCGCTTATCGGGCGATCTATTTCCTTCTGCCGCTGCTGATTACGGTGGTGATGTATCTGGTGGTGGAGGCCAAGGCCAAGTCGTTGCGGATTTCGAAAAAACCTCAGAATTAAGAAGCAGAATCAAAAGATCGCAGCCTTCGGCAGCTCCTACGGGCATTCACATGTCCATGTAGGAGCTGCCGAAGGCTGCGATCTTTTTACGATGACTGAATAATACTCAACCGCTCGCCCACCACCATCTCCGTGATCCAGCCCACCAGGATCGAGGTGTACGCCTGTTGCGAAACCGGATCGCTCAAGGCGTGATCGGCACCATCGATGATCCGGTGAGTCAGCGAGTGGGTCTGCTGACACGCCGCGCGGTAACTCATGATGGTCGCGTGGGGCACATAGGCATCGGTCTCGGACTCCACCAGCAACACATCCCCGGTAAATTGCGAACAGGCATGCAGTGCTCGATTGCTGTCGGCGCTGACCCGCGTGCTGCGGTAATCGCGCAAATCGAGCTTATCCAGCTCACGCTTGGGCGTGTGCCAAAAGTCGTCGCGATACAACGCCGGCACCCGCAACGCCAACCAACGCACCGGGCGCAACGACGTCAGGATCGATGCCAGATAACCGCCATAACTGGTGCCGACCACCGCGATCGCCGAAGTGTCGAGCGCCGGATGGGCGAGCAAGCGGTCGTAGGCCGCCAGCAGGTCACGCAGGTTGTCTTCGCGGGTCACCCGGGATAGCGGAATACCGGTGCCACCGGTGTGGCCGCGCAAGTCGAATGTCAGGCACACGCAACCCAAACCGGCGATGCCTTTGGCGCGCTCCAGGTCGCGCTCCTGACTACCACCCCAGCCATGAACGAAAAGCACACCCGGGACTTTCGATTTGGGGCTGAGGAAGGTTCCGCTCATCTGTTCATCGTCGATGTCGATCTGAATGGTTTCGCTTCTAGCCGTCATAGGATTTGACCGTTACGTACTTGAGAAGAAAGTCACTGTGTTCCGCTGGCCCGCGATAGACCTCAATGGCGTTGGCCGGCAGCGGTCGGTCGGTATAGGTTTCGACCGACGACACGCGAATCGCGCGCAAGCCGGGGTTGTTGACGAAGTTCTGCAGTGCCGCGACTTCAGCACTGCTGGCACCGCCCAGGCGCCAGGATTGTTCGAGCACGCCGCTACGTTGTTTGCCATCGCAATCCAGCCCCTGGGCGATGTCATAGTTGCGCCGCGAGGCGTAGAAACCGGGATAGGCTTCATCGGCCGCGCTGTCGAATACCTGCGCCTGCTGGATCGCCAGCCGCACATCGTCCGGTAGTTCCAGCGCCAGCAGGTCCTCGTAATAACCCTGCACCACCAACAAATTGGACCCGCCATAAACCTGCTCGCCCTGACCGTCTTCGGTCAAGTATTGATCACCGCAATAACTCAGCACTTTGTCGCCGATAAAACTCTGACCGACGCTATGGGTGACCACCTCGGTCAAGTCTTGTTCCAGCACCACGCCTTCGGTGAACAATGTTTTGGCATCGGGGCGAGCGAGGATGGCGTCGAACTGGTCGAGGCTTTTGATCACTTCCTGACCGCGTCCGGCGCAGGCATGGATAGGTTTCATGCGGATCGGACCGCTGTAGAGCAGATGCTCCGCCGCCGGGCGAGCATCCTCCAGGGAGAACACGCTGAGGCCGTCGAGCACGACGCTGCGCACCCGCTCGGAGAACAACGACGACCAGCCTTCGGGCGCGAACGCATAGCGGTTCAACAACCCATGGCTGATGGCTTTGGTGCAGATGAAATCGTGGTCGACGTAACCACCCCACAAATCCTCCGGCCCTTTGACGCCCAGCTGCCGGGCGACAGCCACACCCACCAGTGTTTGGGTCGGCAACAGATAAACGTCACGACTCCTGTGCAATTCGGGGTTGTAACTGCCACCGTATTCGAGCCCGGCGACCTGCGCCAGCCAACGGGCCAGCGCGCGATTGGTGTCGACTTCGTGCAGCGGGGCATCAGGCCGCACCGAATGGGCGAGTACCAGTTTGTTGCGGTTTGTTGGGGTCATGCGTTCCCCTTCAATCTGCGTTTGATAAATGTAGCTCAAGGAGGTGCAGAGATCAGGCCAATGGCGGCTTGAAAGAAACGGTCTTCAAATCAGCCAGTTGCGAAATGCGTGGTAACACAAGGCCTGTTTTATTCTGCACGACGCCTTTCAATACTCCCGGCATTTTGCACGACTCAAACCTGTCGCCTCGCTCCCACATTTTTTGATCTGATGTGATCTGGCTACCGAGACACAGCTGCGTTTGGCGTTACCCCAAACCGCGCCCGGTAATCACTCGGCGCCAGCCCGGTAATCTTTTTGAACGTGGCCCGAAACGCACTCGGGTCCTGGTAACCCACGGTCCAGGCAATGTGATCAATGGTGCCGTTGGTGAACTCGAGCATTTCCCGCGCCTTGCCGACCCGCAGGTGCTGGCAGTACTCGGTGGGTTTCAACCCGGTTGCCGCACGGAATCGTCGCAGGAAGGTGCGTTCTTCCAGCCCTGCCCGCTCGGCCATCGCCGCCAATGAGACATCGGTCGCCCCGGTGCTTTGCAGCCAATGCTGGACCTTGAGAATCGATGCATCGCCATGGCTGAGAATCGGTGAAAAATTACTGCCGCACTCGCTCGCGCTGTCGCTGTGTTCCACCACCAGAAACCGCGCTGTGCCGGTCGCAATGCTCGGCCCGAGCAAGCGGTTCACCAACCGCAATCCCAGCTCTGACCAGGCCATTAACCCGGCAGTAGTGATCAGGTCACCATCGTCGACAATGGGCGTGTCAGCCTTGAGCTTGATCGCCGGGAAACGCTCGGCGAAAGCCTTGGCCGAGGTCCAGTGGGTGGTGGCGCTACGACCATCGAGCAGACCGCTTTCGGCCAACAGAATAGAACCCACGCAGACCCCACCGAGGGTCGCACCGTTGGCATGTTGCTGACGAAGCCAGTGAGTCAGCCCTTGGGGCGCCTGCCCCTCGGAAAAACCTCCGATCGAGGGCGGGATCAACACGGCGACCAATGCGCCGGCCGGGCCAGGATGAGTGTCATAGGCCCGCTCGGGCGCTTGATCGCCCTCGACCTGCCAGTGACTGACCCGCAGCAATGGTAGCTGCGCCGCCTGATGCTCGGCGGCGATCCGGTTGGCCACACCGAACAGGTCCGTCAGCCCATGCACCGCCGCCATCTGCGCACCGGGATAAATCAGCACTCCCAGTTCGGCGACTGCCCTTTCTACACCCATTGTCAGTTTTCCCCCTGCTATTGTCGGTGCGGCCAATCCTCGAACCGCCCGCTAAACCCAATACTTGATTCCACACCCAACACACACTTCGAGGAAACACCCATGGCCAAGCAAGCACTCATCGTAGTCGATATCCAAAACGACTACTTCCCCCAGGGCAAGTGGCCGCTGGTGGGCGCAGACGCAGCAGCGGACAACGCCGCACGGTTGATTCAGGCGTTTCGCGAGGCCGGTGATCCGGTGGTGCATATCCGCCATGAATTCACCTCAGACGCCGCACCGTTCTTCATACCGGGCTCCGACGGCGCGAAGTTGCACTCCAAAGTCCTCAACCGCGCCGACGAACCGGTGGTGCTCAAGCATTTCGTCAACGCGTTCCGCGAGACCGAACTGGAAGCCATCATCGACCAGCAAGGCATCGAGCACCTGGTGATTGTCGGGAGCATGAGCCACATGTGCATCGATGGCATTACCCGCGCCGCGGCCGACCTGGGTTACACCGTTACCGTCGTCCACGATGCCTGCGCCACCCGTGACCTGGAATTCAACGGTGTCACCATCCCGGCCGCCCACGTTCACGCCGCCTTCATGTCAGCCCTGGGTTTTGCTTATGCAAGCGTGATCTCCACCGATGACTTCCTCGCTGGCTAGATGAGGAACCTGTGGGAGCGGGCTGGCCCGCGAAAGCGGTGTATCAGGCAACATCAATGTTGACTGTGCCGCCGCCTTCGCGAGCAAGCCCGCTTGTGTCTTGCGCCTGTGCAACAGTCGAAAAAAATCTCACGCGTGAGCTATTGAGGTCCGCAAAAATTGCCTGTAGTGTTTCTCACGCGTGAGATTTTTCACAACGGGGTCAGCATCATGAAAAGCAGCTCTCCATCAGATCCGCCTGCCGGGTCTGCTACCGATTCAGCGAGCCGCAAGGGAGAGCGCTCGAAACCCTCCGCGAAAAAACCATCCAGCTTTTACATGAAGCAGATGCGCGCGGGCCTGGGTGCCGCCGGGTATGTGAAACACGAGACTTGGGTGCTTCCCGAAAACCGAAGCCTGCTCAAGCAGATGGAGAAACAGCTACGCCAACCGATTCTGGCTGGCTCATTCATGTCGGAGAATTACATGAGCGCAGGTAATAACTGGAACATCGATCGCCTCTACAGCGCCCTTCAGGCCCTCGACGAAGTGGTTTCGAACGACATCACCCTCTCCCTCGTTCAAGGTTCCGAGTCCAGCATCAAGCTGGAAATGAACGATTTTGGTGGCTTGCCGATTTACATCGCCGTGGTTGGTGATCAGGTCATCGTGGACACCGTTCTGGTCGATGTCGAGTCCATCAACGACGTACCGGCATTCAATGATGCCGTTCTGCGCAGCCGGGAAATGTTCCCGCTGTCCTCGATCGGTATCGAGTCCATGCCCAACGGGCAGGTCGTTTACAACATGTTCGGCGCGTTGAGCTCCGACTCCAGCCTGACCAACGTCGTGACCGAGGTCAAAACCCTCGTCGACAACGTCCAGCGCGCCAGCGAAGCCTTTGAACGTTTCTTCATCTAATTTTTCGGGAACAGGAAATATCCAATGACTCAGTCCATCTGGAGCAAATTGTTCACCGCGCTGCGTGGCGGTGCCAACGAAGTCGGCGAATCGATCGTCGACCAACAGGCCCTGCGCATCCTCGACCAGGAAATTCGTGATGCTGACAGCGCGCTGGCCAACGCCAAGCGTGAGCTGGTCACCATCATGGCCAAGCACAAACTGTCGGCTGACCGCGTCAGCGAGTACAACGCCAAGATCAAGGACCTGGAATCCAAAGCCCTGGCCGCGATCCAGGCCAACCGCGAAGACCTGGCACTGGAAGTGGCCGAAGCTATTTCGACCCTGACCAATGAACTGGATGTCGAGCAAAAGCAGGCCACCGAATTCGGCGGTTACGCGGACAACATGCGTAAAGACATCACCAAGGCCGAAAACCGCATCAAAAGCCTGCGTCAGCAAGTGGACATGGCCAAGGCGCGTGAAAGCGTACAGAAAGCCC is a genomic window containing:
- a CDS encoding DUF3182 family protein, translated to MTPTNRNKLVLAHSVRPDAPLHEVDTNRALARWLAQVAGLEYGGSYNPELHRSRDVYLLPTQTLVGVAVARQLGVKGPEDLWGGYVDHDFICTKAISHGLLNRYAFAPEGWSSLFSERVRSVVLDGLSVFSLEDARPAAEHLLYSGPIRMKPIHACAGRGQEVIKSLDQFDAILARPDAKTLFTEGVVLEQDLTEVVTHSVGQSFIGDKVLSYCGDQYLTEDGQGEQVYGGSNLLVVQGYYEDLLALELPDDVRLAIQQAQVFDSAADEAYPGFYASRRNYDIAQGLDCDGKQRSGVLEQSWRLGGASSAEVAALQNFVNNPGLRAIRVSSVETYTDRPLPANAIEVYRGPAEHSDFLLKYVTVKSYDG
- the clsB gene encoding cardiolipin synthase ClsB, with amino-acid sequence MNIPSMEKTTVEQVSPPPPVREPAVTGVEYGWHGNNRVQLLENGEEYFPRVFEVLRQAQSEILLETFIVFEDKVGNELQKILIEAAQRGVRITVNLDGFGCGELSTEFLAALSNAGVRLQIFDPAPRHFGIRTNWFRRLHRKIVVVDGTIAFLGGINFSADHLADFGPEAKQDYSVEVQGPAVADIHHFALLQSGRPARAKYWWQRRRQRRAELAVSDHDGQVRLVYRDNAEHPSDIEEVYLQVVRGARHRVVIANAYFFPGYRLLREIRNAARRGVEVRLILQGQPDLRVARLAARMTYDYLLRAGVVIYEYCERPLHGKVALVDEDWSTVGSSNLDPLSLSLNLEANVLIRDRAFNRDLFERLDELSSNHCKVMSADKAPRGRIWHMTIGFLVFHVLRHFPAWAGWLPAHKPRLKPFIHPTGSDKA
- a CDS encoding cysteine hydrolase family protein, whose translation is MAKQALIVVDIQNDYFPQGKWPLVGADAAADNAARLIQAFREAGDPVVHIRHEFTSDAAPFFIPGSDGAKLHSKVLNRADEPVVLKHFVNAFRETELEAIIDQQGIEHLVIVGSMSHMCIDGITRAAADLGYTVTVVHDACATRDLEFNGVTIPAAHVHAAFMSALGFAYASVISTDDFLAG
- a CDS encoding YjfI family protein, translating into MKQMRAGLGAAGYVKHETWVLPENRSLLKQMEKQLRQPILAGSFMSENYMSAGNNWNIDRLYSALQALDEVVSNDITLSLVQGSESSIKLEMNDFGGLPIYIAVVGDQVIVDTVLVDVESINDVPAFNDAVLRSREMFPLSSIGIESMPNGQVVYNMFGALSSDSSLTNVVTEVKTLVDNVQRASEAFERFFI
- a CDS encoding MFS transporter, whose translation is MPIALLALTLSAFAIGTTEFVIVGLLPTIGADLSVSLPSAGLLVSLYALGVAIGAPVLTALTGKVPRKLLLLSLMVLFTLGNLLAWKAPSYESLIIARIVTGLAHGVFFSIGSIIATSLVPKEKAASAIAIMFTGLTVALVTGVPLGTFIGQHFGWRETFLAVSALGVIAFIGSLLYVPKNIAHSKPASLMQQLQVLKQPRLLLVYAMTAVGYGGSFIAFTFLAPILQDISGFSASTVGLVLLVYGISVAVGNIWGGKLADKRGPISALKIIFALLAAVLFVLTFTAGNPWLALATVLVWGAVAFGNVPGLQVYVVRQAEHHTPNAVDVASGLNIAAFNLGIAGGAWGGGLIVAHMGLIHTAWIGGLVVLVALALTAWSGRLDRLGPVYAEPAEGSARIVISH
- a CDS encoding GlxA family transcriptional regulator; the encoded protein is MGVERAVAELGVLIYPGAQMAAVHGLTDLFGVANRIAAEHQAAQLPLLRVSHWQVEGDQAPERAYDTHPGPAGALVAVLIPPSIGGFSEGQAPQGLTHWLRQQHANGATLGGVCVGSILLAESGLLDGRSATTHWTSAKAFAERFPAIKLKADTPIVDDGDLITTAGLMAWSELGLRLVNRLLGPSIATGTARFLVVEHSDSASECGSNFSPILSHGDASILKVQHWLQSTGATDVSLAAMAERAGLEERTFLRRFRAATGLKPTEYCQHLRVGKAREMLEFTNGTIDHIAWTVGYQDPSAFRATFKKITGLAPSDYRARFGVTPNAAVSR
- a CDS encoding alpha/beta hydrolase family protein, which produces MTARSETIQIDIDDEQMSGTFLSPKSKVPGVLFVHGWGGSQERDLERAKGIAGLGCVCLTFDLRGHTGGTGIPLSRVTREDNLRDLLAAYDRLLAHPALDTSAIAVVGTSYGGYLASILTSLRPVRWLALRVPALYRDDFWHTPKRELDKLDLRDYRSTRVSADSNRALHACSQFTGDVLLVESETDAYVPHATIMSYRAACQQTHSLTHRIIDGADHALSDPVSQQAYTSILVGWITEMVVGERLSIIQSS
- a CDS encoding PspA/IM30 family protein, which gives rise to MTQSIWSKLFTALRGGANEVGESIVDQQALRILDQEIRDADSALANAKRELVTIMAKHKLSADRVSEYNAKIKDLESKALAAIQANREDLALEVAEAISTLTNELDVEQKQATEFGGYADNMRKDITKAENRIKSLRQQVDMAKARESVQKAQVSASIASGGANGKLETAVGTLNRLQAKQQQRAAELEAQDQLADASTGTDLERKLREAGITPNEGSANAILERLKKKSAE
- a CDS encoding lysylphosphatidylglycerol synthase domain-containing protein, encoding MSHSDAQPAPHSDTPRKSHWQRWKKPLTMLFFLALIVLFTMLAQRIEWGEVFDTLADFKVRTLIIASGLTLMSFLVYACFDLIGRTYIRQDLTWRQILPVGIISYAFNLNLSAWVGGVAMRYRLYSRLGVSKSNIAKILGLSLATNWFGYMVIAGTVFSSGLVRMPPGWKLSSGALQGVGVLLLLLSAGYLAACRFSRRRQWSIRGVEINLPSLHMAVLQLALGALNWSLMAAVIFTLLPSKLDYPLVLGVLLISAFAGVITHIPAGLGVLEAVFVALLQHEASRGGLVAGLLAYRAIYFLLPLLITVVMYLVVEAKAKSLRISKKPQN
- a CDS encoding endonuclease/exonuclease/phosphatase family protein; this encodes MSVPEPVGTTDEQQPIISAVSRFTVLTVNTHKGFTALNRRFILPELREAVRSVSADVVFLQEVHGTHEHHPQRYLNWPAMPQYEFLADTLWPQFAYGRNAVYPAGDHGNALLSKFQIIRHDNLDVSISGHENRGILHCVLRMPGDGREVHAICVHLGLRESHRTAQLKLLTQRLEELPQDAPVVVAGDFNDWRLRAEALLQPCGLREVFAQLHGKPARSFPARWPALRLDRIYVRNLKASHPQVLAARPWSHLSDHAPLSVEIEL
- a CDS encoding DUF72 domain-containing protein; translated protein: MAAIHIGISGWRYTPWRGEFYPKGLTQKRELQFASRAVNSIEINGSFYALQRPERYAQWYAETPAGFVFSVKAPRFITHIKRLRDIHKPLANFFASGVLELKEKLGPVLWQFPPTFKFDPELFESFLEQLPHDTEQAAALARQHEPRLNGHASMKAYGKKPLRHAVEIRHESFVDPAFVRLLKRYNTALVIADTAGKWPYREDLTSDFVYLRLHGAEELYASGYTPQALQRWGDRIEAWYHGQQPVDPQLIAPRQKPKVRKSREVFCYFDNDIKVRAPFDARRLLERLHLDKDLVTAPGEPVAEGVLP